A single genomic interval of Rhizobium leguminosarum bv. trifolii WSM1325 harbors:
- a CDS encoding conserved hypothetical protein (KEGG: nha:Nham_2986 hypothetical protein), whose product MKILVILSHMLATLAVMMTVSAPVLVPETAEAARRGVAACGPRGCGAAACGPRGCAAVGRRTAPVVRPPVRRGVVVVAPRRYWRPGTAIAAGAAIGFVAGAAAVSLAGTPPQSGQCWYYTSPAKTTGFWDVCPR is encoded by the coding sequence ATGAAGATCCTGGTCATTCTATCGCACATGCTTGCGACACTTGCCGTCATGATGACGGTCAGCGCGCCCGTCCTCGTTCCCGAAACGGCCGAAGCCGCCCGTCGTGGCGTGGCGGCATGCGGTCCGAGAGGCTGTGGCGCCGCAGCCTGCGGACCACGCGGATGCGCTGCGGTCGGACGCCGAACCGCTCCAGTCGTTCGCCCGCCCGTCCGGCGTGGCGTCGTGGTCGTCGCCCCTCGCCGCTATTGGCGTCCAGGGACCGCCATCGCCGCAGGTGCTGCCATCGGTTTCGTCGCCGGAGCTGCCGCCGTGTCCTTGGCAGGTACGCCGCCACAGTCCGGTCAATGCTGGTATTACACCTCGCCCGCCAAGACGACAGGCTTCTGGGACGTGTGCCCGCGCTGA
- a CDS encoding multiple antibiotic resistance (MarC)-related protein (PFAM: multiple antibiotic resistance (MarC)-related protein~KEGG: nmn:NMCC_1265 hypothetical protein) encodes MDFTVIDAALVGKLLLLLLIGMGPKIALVPFLEKTHAFDTQTKVRIGRQMVMIAVVTALILFATGALLMRLLHITGGAVAVAGGIILALIAIKMASGPIEKPHDDIAAPVDPDKLAVFPLAVPYLLNPVGITVIIIASGEVVSITSAILVIGLILIVGALDYLVFTNIDKLAKRMKPVTMIVSEVVFGILLTAVAVQLIVVGLGNLGIITPGAAH; translated from the coding sequence ATGGATTTCACAGTCATCGATGCCGCACTCGTCGGAAAACTTCTCCTGCTGCTTCTGATCGGCATGGGGCCGAAGATTGCCCTGGTGCCGTTTCTGGAAAAGACCCACGCCTTCGATACCCAAACCAAGGTGCGCATCGGGCGCCAGATGGTTATGATCGCCGTTGTCACGGCCCTGATCCTTTTCGCCACCGGCGCTCTGCTGATGCGGCTTCTCCACATCACGGGCGGCGCCGTCGCCGTCGCCGGCGGCATCATCCTCGCGCTGATCGCGATCAAGATGGCATCAGGACCGATAGAGAAGCCGCATGACGACATTGCGGCGCCAGTCGATCCAGACAAGCTGGCCGTATTTCCGCTTGCGGTCCCTTACCTGCTCAATCCTGTCGGCATTACGGTCATCATCATCGCCTCCGGTGAAGTCGTCTCGATCACCAGCGCGATACTCGTCATTGGCCTGATCCTGATCGTCGGCGCGTTGGACTATCTGGTGTTCACCAACATCGACAAGCTCGCCAAGCGTATGAAGCCGGTCACCATGATCGTCTCGGAGGTGGTCTTCGGCATTCTGCTGACCGCAGTCGCAGTCCAGTTGATCGTCGTCGGGCTTGGCAATCTCGGGATCATCACCCCGGGCGCGGCACACTAG